The window ATCGCGACCACTGCCGTGGTGGCCACGCCGGCCAGCAGGACCGTCACCTGGCCCAGTAGCAGCCGGGTGCCCAATCCTGGCCGGCGACTCACCGGCCGCTGCCCATCCGATAGCCGACACCGCGCACGGTCAGCACAAAACGCGGGTCGGCCGAATCGTCGCCGAGCTTGCGGCGCAGGTGCCCGACGTGGACATCGATGAGGTGTTCGTTGCCGACCCAGTTGTCCCCCCAGACCGCCTCGAGCAGTTGGCGCCGGGTGAAGACCAAGCCGGGGCGCGCCGAGAGGGCCGCCAGAACGTCGAACTCGGTGCGGGTCAGGTTGATCGGGTCGGCGCCCACCGACACCTCGCGGCCGGCCACGTCGATGCGGAGGTCGCCGAAGACCCGCGGCGGGGGTTCGGCCGCGACATCACCGGCGGCACGCACGACTGCACGGGGTCTGCGCATCATGGCCTGGATCCGTGCGACGAGTTCGCGCGGACTGAACGGCTTGGTCATGTAGTCATCAGCGCCGACCGAGAGTCCCACGATGGTGTCGACCTCGGTGTCGCGGGCGGTCAGCATCACCACGTAGGCATCGGAGAATGTGCGCAACTGCCGATCTCGGTGAGGACACCGAAACCCTGCTGCGCCAACGCCTCCCGCGTGCGGGTGACAGCGTCGTCGAAAGGTGCGTGCAGTGTGGTGGACAGCGCGATGCTCATGTTCACTCCCCCTGGTCGTGTTATGCGAGCGCGAGGAACAGCTTCTCGAGTTCAGCTTCGCTCATGGGCTTCCCGCCGTCGGCCGATTCGCCGGCAACACACTCACGCAGCCCGGTGGCCACGATCTTGAAACCCGCCCGGTCGAGCGCGCGTGACACTGCGGCAAGTTGGGTGACGACGTCCTTGCAGTCGCGGCCCTGCTCGATCATCGAGATCACGCCGGCGAGCTGGCCCTGGGCCCGGCGCAGGCGGTTGAGCACAGCCGCGATGGCGTCTTCATCACCGACCATTTGGGAAACCTCCTCAGGTGTATTCGACCAGTGTACCCGCGGGGGTATAACCACACGACCCGGGAATTCATGCCCGTGTCGCGGGAGGCGTCAGCGCGAGGCGACCAACTGGGCAACGACGGGCTGCGCGTCGCGCCGCGGACCCCGGTTGTAGGGCAGGCGGGCGAGCATCATGCCCATCAGGCAGGTGTTGGTTGCCGCGGCGACGGCAAGGCCGGCGCCCATGGCGAAGGCCACCCACGTGAAGCCGGGGACGACGAGGCCGAGCAGAATGCTGACCGCCACGATGAGCCCGGCGAGGAACCGGACCTGCCGCGCGAGCTCCCAGCGGCGAGCGCCGCGGTTGACGGCGAAGCCGCCGGCTTCCCACGCGATCATTCCGCCGTCGAGAACGTGGACATTGGCCAGACCGGCGTTGCGCAGCGTTTCCTCGGCTGGGTTGCGCGTTGGCCGGATCGGCAGACCACGACCACCTGTTCGTCGAGGTGGGCCCGGATTTCGTCGCGGTGTTCGCGCAGAAGATCCAGCGGCACGTTGTAGGCGCCGGCGATGTGGACGGCCTCGAACTCGCCGGGAGTCCGGACATCCACCACGCGCGGAACGTCGTCACTATTCAGCAGGCTGTGCAGCCGGGCGGGATCGATCAGCGCGGGTGAAGGTGCGGGCATCGGTTTCCTCCGTTCCGAATACCCAGCAGGGTATATTGCGTTCAGGGTAGCAATACCCAATGGGGTATCTGCAATTTCTTCGAGAGGACACCGCCGTGAGCACCGTCAACGTCACCTTCGACGACTTCGAGTCGACCATCGTCGGGAACCCGATCGTGGTCGTCGACTTCTGGGCCTCCTGGTGCGGGCCGTGCCGGGCCTTCGCCCCGGTCTTCGACCGCTCCGCTTCGGCCCATCCCGACGTCGTGCACGGCAAGGTCGACACCGAGGCCGAGCGGGAGCTCGCCGCCGCGCTGCAGATCCGGTCGATCCCGACGATCATGGCTTTCCGGCACGGCATCTTGGTCTACCGCCAGCCCGGAGCAATGCCGGCGCCCGCGTTCGAGGAGCTGATCACCAAGGTCAAGGAGCTCGACATGGACGAGGTCCGCGCGGCCATTGCCACCCGCAAGGATGCGGCGAGCGCCTGAGCTCCGCAAACAGTTCGCCGGGCGGACAGAGTACTCGGACGTATTCGTTGCGAAGTTATTACCGATCGGGAGTAACGTCAGCCTCGGGAGGCTGGGGGTCAGCCGTGCGATCAGCGGTGTCGGCCGAGGTCAGCAGATCCGCGGAAGCTGCTCACCCAGTTCTCGTTCGATGACGCGCGTGGTGCCGAACGGTGTCAGCCCGACCACCATTCCGGGGTGCTCGGCCACCGCGCGGCCGATGATCACCGCCCCGGCAGCTTCCGGACGCGAGCGCATCGCCTCCAGGACGGCCTCGCTGTGCGCGGGGTCGACGAACGCCACCAGCTTGCCCTCGTTGGCCACCTGCAACGGGTCCAGTCCCAGGAAGCTGCATGCCGAGGACACCGTCTCGGGCACCGGGATCCGGCCTTCGTCGAGTTCGACGCCGATGCCGGCGGTCCGGGCGATCTCGACCGTCGCGGCGACGAGCCCGCCGCGGGTGGGGTCGCGCAGGGCATGCACGACATTCGGGTCGCCGGTAGCGGCCAGCATCGCGGCCACCAGCCGGTGCAGCGGCGCGCTGTCGGTGGTCACCGCGGTGCCGAAGTCGATGCCCTCGCGCACGCTCATGATCGCCACGCCGTGCTCGCCGACATTGCCCGAGACGATGATGTGATCGCCGGGGCGGGCCTGCTCGGGTCCGATGCGCACCCCGTCGGGCACCACGCCGACGCCGGCGGTGTTGACGAAAAGCCCGTCGGCACCGCCCTTTCCGACCACCTTGGTGTCGCCGGTGACGATGCCGACGCCGGCGTGGTCGGCGGCCTTGCCCATCGTCTGCGCGATGGCGCCGAGGACCTCGAGTTCCAGGCCCTCCTCGATGATGAACCCGGCCGTCAGCCCAAGCGGCTGCGCACCGCTGCAGGCGAGGTCGTTGATGGTGCCGTTGACGGCGAGATCGCCGATGTTGCCGCCCGGGAAGAACAACGGGTTGACCACGTAGGAGTCGGTGGTCAGCGCGATCTGGCCGCCGCTGACCTGCAGCAGTGCGGAGTCGCGCGACGGGCCGCCCGCCGACCCGAACGCGGGCAGGAACAGATTCTCGATGAGTTCCTCGGACAGGATTCCGCCCCCGCCGTGGCCCAGCACGATGCGTTTGGTCTCGCGCAGCGGCAACGGGCACACCCAGTCCGACGGATCAATCGCGACGGGACGATCAGACATGCGCCGCCGTTTCCAATCGCCGGAACTGGTAGTAGGCCGCGCAGGCACCCTCGCTGGAGACCATGGTGGCGCCCAGCGGCGTGCGCGGGGTGCAGGTTGCGCCGAACGCCGGGCACTGGTTGGGCTTGAGCAGGCCCTGCAACACCTCACCGGCGTGGCACTCGTCGGACTCCTGCACCTGCAGGTGCCCCACTCCGAACTTGCGCTCGGCGTCGAACTCGGCGTACTTCGGCGACAGTGCCCACCCCGACTTCGGGATGATGCCGATGCCGCGCCACTGCCGGTCGGTAACGGTGAACACGTCGGCCAGCGCCCGCTGGGCCACGGTGTTTCCGGCCTCGCTGACCGCGCGCGGGTAGGCGTTGCGCAACTCCGGCGTGCCCGACTCCAGCAGATCGACCAGCTGGCGCACGCCTTCGAGCAGGTCCAGCGGCTCGAAGCCGGTGACCACGATCGGCACACCGAACTCCTCCACCAACGGCCCGTACTCCGAGGTGCCCATGACGGTGCACACGTGCCCGGCAGCCAGGAACCCCTCGACCCGGTTGGAGGGCGAACCGAGGATGGCGGTCATCGCCGGCGGAACTAGGACGTGGGAGATGAGCACCGAGAAGTTGGTGAGCCCCATCCGCTGGGCGTGCAGCACCGACATCGCGTTGGCGGGTGCGGTGGTCTCGAAGCCGACGCCGAAGAACACAACTTCCTTGTCGGGGTTCTCGGCGGCGACCCGGGTGGCGTCCAGCGGCGAGTAGACGATGCGAACGTCGCCGCCGCGGGCGCGCACGCTGAACAGGTCCTGGTGGCTGCCGGGCACCCGCAGCATGTCGCCGAATGAGCAGAAGATGACGTCCTCGCGGGCGGCGATCTCCAGCGCACGGTCGATCATCTCCAGCGGTGTGACGCACACCGGGCAGCCGGGGCCGTGGATGAACTCCACGGAGCCCTCGAGCAGCTGGTCGATGCCGTTGCGGATGATCGAATGTGTTTGTCCGCCACAGACTTCCATGATGGTCCAGGTGCGGGTGGCGTGCCGCTGGATGGCCTCCACCAGCACCTTGGCGGCCACCGGGTCGCGGAACTCGTCGAGATACTTCATGCCGGCTCCCTCCTGCTCTGACCCTCGGCACCGCCCAGTTCCCCTTCCAGGATGCCGAGGTCTTCGAACATCTTCAGCGTCTCGTTGGCCGAGGCCTCGTCGAGTCGGGTGATCGCGAAACCCGCGTGGACGATGGTGTATTCGCCGATCTCCATGTCCGGCAGGTACGCCAGGCACACCGTCTTGGTGGTCCCGCCGAAGTCGACCGTGGACATGCGGGTACCCGACTCGTCCCAAATCTCGATCACTTTGCCGGGGATTCCGAGGCACATATGCCATTCCTTTCCGATACAGCCGCCGCGTCGGCGTTGGTCAAGATCGCGGCGGTGATGGTGGCCTGGCCGAGCGCCAGGCCGCCGTCGTTACAGGGCACGATCCGGTGGGTGAGGACCTCGAAGCCGCTGCGCGTGAGCGTGCTCCGAAGGCCTTGCAGCAGAAGCTGATTGGCGAACACACCGCCGGTCAGCCCGATCACCGAGATACCGGCCGCCCGCGCAGCCGCGGTCGCAGCCGTGGCGGTCGCGGTGATCACCGCCTGGTGGAAGCCGGCGGCCAGGTCTTCGCGCGCGGTGCCGCCGCGCAGCCCCGCGGCGATCCCGGCGATCACCGGCGCCGGATCGAGAACACCCGCGGCGACCGCGAAGTCGAGGTCCACCGCACGTCCCCACCGGGCCAGGTGCTCGAGCTCGATGGCGGCCTGCCCCTCGTAGGTGACCTTCTGGCAGACACCCAGCAGGCTGGCCACCGCGTCGAACAACCGGCCCATGCTGGTGGTCGGCACACAGCTCAGCCCGCGAGGGATCTGCTGACGCAGGATGTGCAGAGCGTTCTCGCCGAGCGCAGCAACCGGCGGAAGGTCGTCGCTCCAGTCCACCCCGGCCCGGCTCAGCAGGTCCAGCGCGATGCGGGCGGGCTGGCGCACGGCGCCGTCTCCCCCGGGCAGCGCGAACGGGCGCAGGTGCCCGACCCGGGTGAACCGCGCCGGCTCGGTCAGGGCAAGCAGCTCGCCACCCCAGATGGTGCCGTCGGTGCCGTAGCCGGTGCCGTCATAGGTGACCGCGATGACGGGGGTGTCCAGCCGCCGGTGTTCGGCCAGCAGGGACACCGCGTGGGCATGGTGGTGCTGGACGGCGATGACGGGCCGGCCGTCGGCATGGCGCTGAGCCCAGGCGGTGGTGGCGTAGCCGGGATGCATGTCGCGGGCGACGGTCTGCGGGTGGCGGTCGGTCATGAACGCCAGGTGCTCCAATGCCGCTTCGAAGCAGCTCTGAGTGCGGGGGTCGGCCATGTCGCCCAGGTGCGAGGACATGTGGGCGTGGCCGTCCGACCCCATCAGGCAGAAGGTGGTTTTCAGGTCGCCGCCGGTGGCCAGGATGACCGCGTCCGGTCGGGGTCCGGGCACCGACACCGGCAGTGGCGCGTAGCCGCGCGAGCGTCGCAACGGCAGCTGGTTGCCCTGGTCGTCTATGGCGACGACGGAGTCCTCGCAGGGCACGTGGATGGGTCGGTCGTGGGTGAGCACCGCGTCGGCCAGTCCGTTGATCCACGACAGATCCTCGTCGCGGAAGACGATGGGCGAGCCACCCCGGTTGGCCGACGTCATCACCAGCGGGATGGTTCCGAGCCGGTCGAAGAGCTGGTGGTGCACCGGCGAGTAGGCCAGCATCACGCCGAGGTCGGCCAGGCCGGGAGCCACCTCGTCGGCGACGGCACCGGCCCGGCGGCCCACCAGCACGATCGGGGCGGCAGGCGAGGCCAGCGCGGCGGCCGCCGCGTCGTCGACGTCGGCGATCTGGGCGGCGGCGTCCAGATCGGCCGCCATCACGGCGAACGGTTTGGCCGGGCGGGTCTTGCGCCGGCGCAGCAGTGCGACCGCAGCGGCGTCGTCGGCGCGGCAGGCCAGGTGGAACCCGCCGATACCCTTGACCGCGACGATCTGGCCGTCCAGCAGGGCGGCCGCCGCGGCGCCGACCGGGTCGCCGTAGTCCGCCTCCCCCGTCGCGGGCCGCCATGCCAGCCGCGGTCCGCAGTCCGGGCAGGCGACCGTTTGCGCGTGGTAACGGCGATCCAGCGGGTCGTGGTACTCCGCCGCGCAGGCCGGGCACATCGGGAACGCGGCCATGGTGGTCGTCGGCCGGTCGTAGGGCAGGTCGGTGATGACGGTGTAGCGCGGACCGCAGTTGGTGCAGGTGATGAACGGGTGCCCGGATCGGCGGTCAGCCGGGTCGCGCATCTCGCGCAGACAGTCCTCGCACACCGCGACGTCCGGCGGGACGAGCGTGCGCCCATCGTCGCCGCTCTTGCTGCCGATGATCTGAAATATGTTGTCGCCCTTGGGTTGCAGCGACACCGACCGCAGCGTGTCGATGCGCCCCATCGGCGGCGGGCGGTGTGCGATGGCGGCCACCGCCTGGTCCACCGCGGCGGCCGGGCCCTCCAGTTCAGCATGTACCGACCCGGCGTCGTTGTAGACGAACCCGCCGAGTCCGTACTCGGCGGCGACCCGCGCGACCGCCGGGCGGAAACCGACGCCCTGCACCACCCCGGTGATGTCGAGGCGCACCCGCACGTTCATCGGGTCACCCTCGCCTCAGCCCGCCGGGCGCAGGGGTAGAAAGGTGCTCATGAACCTCCGCAGCGAAGACACGGCCACCCGTGGCGGTGGGCTGTCCGCGCGGGTAGGTGGCACCAACGCTAGTCCCACACCGCTATGACCACAATCACAAAATCGCACCGAATCTCGGCGTTTTCCGCCCGGAATCACCCCGGGCGGCCAATGGGCGCGCGGTAGGGTGCAGGCCGGCACGATCCCAGCGGAAACGGGAGAAAGATCTGGTGAGCGCCGATGCATGAATTGTCGTTGTGCCAGGCGATCGCCGGAGTGGTCAGGCCGTACGCGGAGGGCCGGCGGGTCGACGTGGTGCGGGTGCAGGTCGGCGCGCTGCGCCAGGTGGTTCCGGAGTCGTTGTCATTCTGCTGGACCATCGTCCGCGAGCACGAGAACATGCCCGAGGCCGAGCTCGAACTCGAGCTCGTCACCGGCGAAGTGCGCTGCCGCAGTTGCGGGCAGCAGTCCGAGATCGCCTCGCGGTGGTCGGTGTGCTGCCCGCAGTGCGACAGCGGCGATGTGGAGGTGGTGCGCGGCAACGAGTTCCTGGTCACCTCCCTGGACGTGTCCTGAGTCAACAGCGAAAGGTCCTCACCATGGGTCGATTTCATCGTCACGACGACGGCACCGAGCATAGCCACGCGCACGGCGACCACGATCAGTCGCACGACCACGGTGACCACAGCGGGTACGACACCGGCTCGCAGCGCATCGAAGTGCTGGAGTCGATCTTCGCCGAGAACGACACCCACGCCGACATCAACCGTGCGGCCTTCGAGACGAACGGGATCCGCGCCCTGAACCTGATGAGCTCGCCGGGGTCGGGAAAGACCACCGTGCTGGCCGCGACCCTCGACGAGTTCGCCGGCGATATCGCCGTCGGCGTGATCGAGGGTGACATCGCCACCGACATCGATGCCGCGCGACTCGGTGGCCGCGGCGCGCAGATCTCGCTGCTGAACACCAACAACGGCTTCGGGGGCGAGTGCCACCTCGATGCGCCCATGGTCAACCGGGCACTGCAGGCACTGGATCTGGCCGCCCTGGATCTGGTGATCATCGAGAACGTCGGGAACCTGGTGTGCCCGGCGGAATTCGACGTGGGCGAGCACGCCAAGGCGATGGTCTACTCGGTGACCGAGGGCGAGGACAAGCCGCTGAAGTACCCGGTGATGTTCCGCTCGGTCGACGTGGTGCTCCTGAACAAAATCGATCTGGTGCCCCACCTCGACGTGGACGTCGACACCTACATCGCCCATGTGCGCCAGGTGAATCCGACTGCCACGATCCTGCCGGTGAGTGCGCGCACCGGCGAAGGCATGCCAGCCTGGTTCGAGTGGGTCAGAGCGTTCGCCGGGCGACATCCTGAGCCGCGCCAACCACGAAATTAACGCGCTCGCAAATACTTTCGCACCAGCCTGGTGTCTCCAGGTCTACCAGACTCGGGCCGCCAAATGTCGGGTTCGGCCAACCGACTGGCAGGCGTTGACAACGTCGTGGGCCCGGAGTAGACCCAGAAACAACGCCGCGCAAGTGGGCCGGGAGTCGGCTCCGGTGGCGCAGGGATGGCAGGGTCCCGTCCCGGAAAGCTGCGAACATGCCGACGGAAGCAGCAGTCAAAGCGGAAGAAGCGCTGATCCACGTTCTCTGGATCAACGCAGGTCTCAGTTGCGACGGTGATTCGGTGGCGCTGACTGCCGCCACCCAGCCCAGTGTCGAGGAGATCGCCCTCGGCGCGCTGCCGGGTCTGCCGAAAGTCGCCGTGCACTGGCCACTCATCGATTTCGAGTGTGGTCCCAACGGTGGCGCCGACGACTTCCTCGAATGGTTCTTCAGAGCCGACCGTGGTGAGCTCGAGCCGTTCGTGTTGGTGGTCGAGGGGTCGATCCCCAACGAACAGTTGCACGACGACGGCTACTGGTGCGGGTTCGGCAACAACCCGGCGACCGGCCAGCCGATGACCACCAGCGAATGGCTCGACCGGCTCACGCCCAAGGCGACCGCGGTGGTGGCGGTGGGCACCTGCGCCACCTACGGCGGCATCCACGCCATGGCGGGCAATCCGACCGGCGCGATGGGCGTTCCCGACTATCTGGGCTGGGACTGGAAGAGCAAGGCCGGCATCCCGATCGTGTGCGTTCCGGGCTGCCCCATTCATCCCGACAACCTCTCCGAGACGCTGACGTATCTGCTCTACATGGCCACCGGGCAGGCGCCGATGATCCCGCTCGACGACGCGTTGCGCCCGCAGTGGCTGTTCGGCCAAACCGTGCACGAGGGATGCGACCGGGCCGGCTATTACGAGCAGGGTGATTTCGCGACGGAATACGGCTCGCCCAAGTGCATCGTCAAGCTCGGCTGTTGGGGTCCGGTCGTGAAATGCAATGTGCCCAAACGTGGTTGGATCAACGGCGTCGGGGGATGCCCGAACGTCGGCGGCATCTGCATCGGCTGCACCATGCCGGGCTTCCCGGACAAGTTCATGCCGTTCATGGACGAGCCGCCGGGCGGCAAGCTGTCCGCCACGGCGTCCGGGCTCTACGGATCGGTGATCCGCAACCTGCGCCACATCACCGGCCGCACGGTCGACGAGGAGCCGCGCTGGCGGCACAAAGGCAAGGAACTCACCACCGGCGCGCGGCGCACCTGGTAGCCAACCGGACAATCGAGGGGAACATTCGATGACGACGATCATTCCCGAGCCCTCCCAGATCAAGAACGAACCCGGATCGCTCGTCGAGATGGCGTGGGATCCGATCACCCGGATCGTGGGCAGCCTCGGCATCTACACCAAGATCGACTTCGAGAACCGGGAAGTGGTCGAGTGTCACAGCACCTCGTCGATCTTCCGGGGCTATTCGCTGTTCATGAAAGGCAAGGACCCACGCGACGCGCATTTCATCACCAGCAGGATTTGCGGCATCTGCGGTGACAACCACGCCACGTGTTCGTGCTACACGCAGAACATGGCCTACGGCGTGCAGCCGCCGCATCTCGGTGAGTGGCTGATCAACCTCGGCGAGGCCGCCGAATACATGTTCGACCACAACATATTCCAGGAGAACCTGGTGGGGGTCGACTACTGCGAGAAGATGGTGTCGGAGACCAACCCCAGCGTGCTGGCCAAGGCCGAGAACACCGCCGCGCCGCACGCCGAGGCGCACGGCTACCGCACCATCGCCGACATCATGCGGGCGCTCAACCCCTTCACCGGCGAGTTCTACCGGGAGGCGCTGCAGGTCAGCCGCTACACCAGGGAGATGTTCTGTCTCATGGAGGGCAGGCACGTCCACCCCTCGACGCTGTATCCCGGCGGCATCGGCACGGTGGCGACCGTCCAGCTGATGACCGATTACATGACCCGCCTGATGCGCTACGTCGAGTTCATGAAGAAGGTCGTGCCGATGCACGACGACCTGTTCGACTTCTTCTACGAGGCGCTGCCGGGCTACGAGAAGGTCGGCCTGCGCCGCACCCTGCTCGGCTGCTGGGGCTCCTTCCAGGACCCGGAAGTGTGCAACTTCTCCTACCGGGACATGGAGAACTGGGGCCGCAAGATGTTCGTCACCCCCGGCGTGGTGGTCGACGGCAAGCTGGTGACCACCTCCCTGGTGGACATCAACCTAGGCATCCGAATTCTGTTGGGCCACTCCTACTATGAGGACTGGAACGACCAGGAGATGTTCGTCAAGACAGATCCGCTGGGCAACCCGGTGGACCGTCGGCACCCCTGGAACCAGCACACCAATCCCCGGCCGCAGAAGCGCGACTTCGACGAGAACTACAGCTGGGTGATGTCACCGCGCTGGTTCGACGGTACCGACCACCTCGCCCTGGACACCGGCGGCGGACCACTGGCCCGGCTGTGGTCCACCGCGCTGGCCGGACTGGTCGACATCGGCTATGTCAAGGCCACCGGCAACAGTGTGCAAATCAACTTCCCCAAGACCGCACTGAAGGGCCCGGTCGAGCTCGAGTGGAAGGTTCCGGTCCACGGCAGCAACACCATCGAACGAAACCGTGCCCGCACCTACTTCCAGGCCTACGCCGCCGCGTGCGCGCTGCACTTCGCCGAGAAGGCGCTGGTGGAGATTCGTGCTGGGCGAACCAAGACGTGGGAGCGCTTCGAGGTCCCCGACGAGGGTATCGGCTGCGGATTCACCGAGGCGGTGCGCGGTGTGCTCAGCCACCACATGGTGATCCGGGACGGCAAGATCGCCAACTACCACCCCTATCCACCGACTCCGTGGAACGCCAACCCACGCGACAGCTACGGCACACCGGGCCCCTACGAGGACGCGGTTCAGGGCCAGCCGATCTTCGAGGAGAACGACCGGGAGAACTTCAAGGGAATCGACATCATGCGCACGGTGCGCAGTTTCGACCCGTGCCTGCCGTGCGGGGTGCACATGTACCTCGGCGAGGGCAGGTCGCTGGACAAGCTGCACTCCCCCACCCAGTCGCTGACCGGCGAGTGACCCATGGCCGACGCCGATTTCGAGGATTCGCACTGGCGCTCGGCGGGTGAGCGGATCCAGGCGCTGCTCGCGGCCTGCGCGACCGACGGCCCGGCCGCGCAGGCCCGCGCAGAGCAGTTGGTGGGTGAGGTCGTCGACCTGTACGGTGCCGCACTGACGAGAGTCATGGCGGCGGTGGACGATCCGGCGCTGGCCGAGCACCTCGCGGCCGACGACCTGGTCGGCAGTCTGTTGCTGGTACACGGCATCCACCCGCACGATGTGACCGAAAGGGTGTCGCGGGCGCTTGACGGTGTGCGGCCCTACCTCGGCTCCCACGGCGGCGACGTCCGGCTGCTCGGCATCGCCGACGGCGTTGTCCGCCTGTCATTTTCGGGTAGCTGCAGCAGCTGTCCGTCCTCGGCGGTGACGCTGGAGCTCGCGGTCGAGGATGCGGTGCGCACCGCGGCGCCGGAGATCGACTCCGTCGAGGCGGTAGCTGCCGAGGTCGCGTCGGCGATCCCGGTCGACTCGCTGATGTCGCGGGTGCATTCCGGCAGGCATGAGCCCACGACGTGGTACGCGGTCCCGGAGTTGGAGGCGTTGCGGGCCGGCGAGGTGGCGGGATTCGCCGTCGGGGACATCGCGGTGCTGGCGTGCCGGGTTGGCGATGCGGTGCTGGCCTACCTCGACCAGTGCCCGGGATGCGCCAACTCGATGTCCGGAGCCACGTTGTCCGGCGCGGTGCTGCGCTGCCCGAGCTGCCATGCCCGATTCGACGTGGTGCACGCCGGCGCCGGCACCGGTGAATCCGTCGGCCACCTCCGGCCGGTGCCGGTGCTGGCCCGTGACGGCGTGCTGTCCATGGCGGTGCCCGCCCAACCGATGGAGGCCTCCGCATGACGTCCACACTCGAGGTGCTCTCCAGGATCCGCACCGGCCGCACTGCCCCCCAGCCGGTGGGCGAGCGCTGCGAGATGTGCGCCTCTCCGGTCGCCGACGAACACCAGCACGTCGTCAATGTGGCCGCCCGCCAGCTCATGTGCGTATGCCGGGCCTG is drawn from Candidatus Mycolicibacterium alkanivorans and contains these coding sequences:
- a CDS encoding nickel-dependent hydrogenase large subunit — encoded protein: MTTIIPEPSQIKNEPGSLVEMAWDPITRIVGSLGIYTKIDFENREVVECHSTSSIFRGYSLFMKGKDPRDAHFITSRICGICGDNHATCSCYTQNMAYGVQPPHLGEWLINLGEAAEYMFDHNIFQENLVGVDYCEKMVSETNPSVLAKAENTAAPHAEAHGYRTIADIMRALNPFTGEFYREALQVSRYTREMFCLMEGRHVHPSTLYPGGIGTVATVQLMTDYMTRLMRYVEFMKKVVPMHDDLFDFFYEALPGYEKVGLRRTLLGCWGSFQDPEVCNFSYRDMENWGRKMFVTPGVVVDGKLVTTSLVDINLGIRILLGHSYYEDWNDQEMFVKTDPLGNPVDRRHPWNQHTNPRPQKRDFDENYSWVMSPRWFDGTDHLALDTGGGPLARLWSTALAGLVDIGYVKATGNSVQINFPKTALKGPVELEWKVPVHGSNTIERNRARTYFQAYAAACALHFAEKALVEIRAGRTKTWERFEVPDEGIGCGFTEAVRGVLSHHMVIRDGKIANYHPYPPTPWNANPRDSYGTPGPYEDAVQGQPIFEENDRENFKGIDIMRTVRSFDPCLPCGVHMYLGEGRSLDKLHSPTQSLTGE
- a CDS encoding NifU family protein, with the protein product MADADFEDSHWRSAGERIQALLAACATDGPAAQARAEQLVGEVVDLYGAALTRVMAAVDDPALAEHLAADDLVGSLLLVHGIHPHDVTERVSRALDGVRPYLGSHGGDVRLLGIADGVVRLSFSGSCSSCPSSAVTLELAVEDAVRTAAPEIDSVEAVAAEVASAIPVDSLMSRVHSGRHEPTTWYAVPELEALRAGEVAGFAVGDIAVLACRVGDAVLAYLDQCPGCANSMSGATLSGAVLRCPSCHARFDVVHAGAGTGESVGHLRPVPVLARDGVLSMAVPAQPMEASA